A single region of the Planctomycetaceae bacterium genome encodes:
- a CDS encoding FAD-dependent oxidoreductase, with product MRRRCIIGKRFAPLGIGYLERFVADYEQQHGGAVLPQKAPSTGKRVAIIGSGPAGLSAAGDLVLKGHDATIFEALHEPGGVLIYGIPEFRLPKAIVRQEIENLRTLGVKFETNVVIGKTITVDELLGEEGFDAVFIATGAGLPKFLGIPGEYLAGVYSANEFLTRVNLMHANEHPVYDEPVYDCRGRVVAVVGGGNTAMDAVRTALRLGASARCCCIAGPKQKCRRVRKKFVMRKKRASSLLS from the coding sequence GTGCGAAGGCGCTGCATCATCGGCAAACGCTTCGCACCGCTGGGGATCGGTTATCTGGAACGTTTCGTGGCCGACTACGAACAACAGCACGGCGGCGCGGTGTTGCCGCAGAAAGCTCCGTCCACGGGCAAACGCGTGGCCATCATCGGCAGCGGTCCGGCCGGACTGAGCGCCGCGGGTGATCTGGTGCTTAAGGGACACGACGCCACCATCTTTGAAGCGCTGCACGAACCGGGCGGCGTGCTGATCTACGGCATTCCCGAATTCCGGCTTCCCAAGGCCATTGTTCGGCAGGAAATTGAAAACCTGCGGACACTGGGCGTGAAGTTTGAAACCAACGTCGTGATCGGCAAGACGATTACCGTCGACGAACTGCTGGGCGAAGAAGGATTCGATGCCGTGTTCATCGCCACCGGTGCCGGCCTGCCGAAGTTTCTGGGGATTCCCGGTGAGTACCTGGCGGGAGTGTATTCCGCCAACGAGTTTCTGACGCGCGTCAACCTGATGCATGCGAACGAACATCCGGTTTACGACGAACCGGTGTACGACTGTCGTGGTCGAGTCGTCGCGGTCGTCGGCGGCGGCAACACGGCAATGGACGCCGTCCGCACAGCTCTGCGTCTGGGAGCCTCCGCGCGATGCTGCTGTATCGCCGGACCAAAGCAGAAATGCCGGCGCGTGCGGAAGAAGTTCGTCATGCGGAAGAAGAGGGCGTCGAGTTTGTTGAGCTGA
- a CDS encoding sulfide/dihydroorotate dehydrogenase-like FAD/NAD-binding protein: protein MFEIVEAAWLAENVRNLHVLAPRVAKKQQPGQFVIVRVHEHGERIPLTIAGSDPERGTIRLIVQGVGKTTRLLNSLDAGQFILDVVGPLGKPSEIRKYGTVVVVAGGVGAAIAMPTAKALKQAGNHVQAILGARNKDLVILEDELRDAAHELFVMTDDGSYGQQGLVTDKLQELIGTVTEMPERGSPLFSKSLKRKHRSGAGDRSDSNDAGRGRSDSGGQDSDDRQSEFHHGGRNGHVRRMSCDRRRRISFRVC from the coding sequence GTGTTTGAAATCGTTGAGGCTGCCTGGCTGGCGGAGAACGTTCGCAACCTTCACGTACTTGCTCCGCGGGTTGCGAAGAAGCAGCAGCCGGGGCAGTTTGTGATTGTGCGGGTGCATGAACACGGGGAACGCATTCCGCTGACAATTGCGGGCAGTGATCCGGAACGCGGGACGATTCGGCTGATTGTGCAGGGTGTCGGCAAGACGACTCGGCTGCTGAATTCGCTGGACGCCGGTCAGTTCATTCTGGACGTCGTCGGTCCGCTGGGAAAGCCGTCTGAGATCCGAAAATACGGCACGGTCGTGGTGGTTGCCGGCGGAGTCGGTGCGGCGATTGCCATGCCGACGGCGAAGGCTCTGAAACAGGCCGGCAATCACGTGCAGGCGATTCTCGGCGCGCGGAACAAAGACCTGGTCATTCTGGAAGACGAATTGCGCGACGCGGCGCACGAATTGTTTGTGATGACCGATGACGGCAGTTACGGTCAGCAGGGACTTGTCACGGACAAGCTGCAGGAACTGATCGGCACTGTGACAGAGATGCCGGAGAGGGGCAGCCCCCTTTTCTCAAAGTCCCTCAAACGAAAGCATCGATCTGGTGCTGGCGATCGGTCCGATTCCAATGATGCGGGGCGTGGCCGAAGTGACTCGGGCGGCCAAGATTCCGACGATCGTCAGTCTGAATTCCATCATGGTGGACGGAACGGGCATGTGCGGCGGATGTCGTGTGATCGTCGGCGGAGAATCTCGTTTCGCGTGTGTTGA
- a CDS encoding efflux RND transporter periplasmic adaptor subunit produces the protein MATKTSRITHLLTLAITRGLPLVLGLAVLVGIIAWMSGAFVDKVAPGEQEVAVRRRAPDQPVAAVGEVLKEYVEEALGTLRAADRTVISPKVLARIRDISVQADEEVEAGQVLVELEEGELRARLNQATEAVQAATASATEAQSAFDRIKTLYEKDATSKAVYDEAFARFKVAEADLRRSEQSVAEATAMLSYTVIAAPKAGRVVDRLAEPGDMATPGQPLLTMYDPNTLRLEVPVMEHLALKLKIGDKVTVGIDALNRELAGTVAQRVPQAEASSRSFLVKVDVPQSGELFEGMFGRLLIPAGERRHLCLPTTAIQSIGQLDFVDVVRSDDTLERRFIKTGREGLPGKIEVLSGLEAGENVIVHSGSSDHTHDSNGGAHDE, from the coding sequence ATGGCAACGAAGACATCCAGAATTACGCATCTCTTGACGCTCGCCATCACCCGCGGTCTTCCGCTGGTATTGGGTCTGGCCGTGCTGGTCGGCATCATCGCGTGGATGTCGGGCGCGTTTGTGGACAAAGTCGCGCCGGGAGAACAGGAAGTCGCCGTTCGCAGGCGTGCTCCCGATCAGCCGGTCGCCGCCGTTGGCGAAGTGCTGAAGGAGTACGTCGAAGAAGCGCTGGGAACTCTGCGGGCTGCGGACCGCACGGTGATTTCACCCAAAGTGCTGGCCAGGATCCGAGATATCAGTGTTCAGGCCGACGAAGAAGTCGAAGCGGGGCAGGTACTTGTCGAACTGGAAGAAGGCGAACTTCGAGCCCGTCTGAACCAGGCCACCGAAGCGGTCCAGGCGGCGACGGCCAGCGCCACGGAAGCGCAGTCGGCATTTGATCGCATCAAGACGCTGTACGAAAAAGACGCCACCAGCAAGGCTGTGTACGACGAAGCGTTCGCTCGTTTTAAGGTCGCGGAAGCGGACCTTCGCCGATCCGAACAGTCGGTTGCTGAAGCCACGGCGATGCTGTCCTACACGGTTATTGCCGCTCCAAAAGCCGGGCGCGTCGTGGATCGCCTGGCCGAACCGGGTGACATGGCGACTCCCGGACAGCCACTGCTGACGATGTACGACCCCAACACGCTGCGGCTGGAAGTTCCCGTGATGGAACATCTGGCGCTGAAGCTGAAGATCGGTGACAAGGTGACCGTCGGCATCGATGCCCTGAACCGCGAACTCGCCGGCACGGTGGCTCAGCGAGTTCCCCAGGCCGAAGCATCCAGTCGGTCGTTTCTGGTCAAGGTCGACGTGCCTCAGTCGGGAGAACTGTTCGAAGGCATGTTCGGCCGACTGCTGATTCCGGCGGGCGAACGGCGGCATCTGTGCCTTCCGACCACCGCGATTCAGTCGATCGGGCAGCTTGATTTCGTCGACGTTGTGCGCAGCGACGATACGCTGGAACGCCGCTTCATCAAGACGGGCCGCGAAGGCCTGCCGGGCAAGATCGAAGTGCTGAGCGGCCTGGAAGCCGGAGAAAACGTCATCGTGCATTCCGGCAGTTCCGATCACACACACGATTCGAATGGCGGAGCGCACGATGAGTGA
- a CDS encoding zinc-dependent alcohol dehydrogenase family protein, which translates to MKAMILPRVVSLGECDRPLELVDLAQPEPGFGEILIRVLTCGVCHTELDEIEGRTPPPRFPVVPGHEVVGLVERNGPGASKHAVGDRVGVGWIYSSTGSEDENLAADFRATGRDVNGGYADYMTIPEDYAYPIPDAFTDEQAAPLLCAGAIGYRALRLTKLADGERLGLTGFGGSAHLVLQLTRHLYPRSDVYVFARDAQSRAFALELGAVWAGHTEDRPPRSLHAIIDTTPAWKPIVEAMASLKPGGRLVINAIRKEDADRDALLGLSYHDHLWMEREIKTVANITQHDIRGFLPIAAEIPMQPRVETYSLEDANRALTDLKHRNVRGAKVLVVNRPQ; encoded by the coding sequence ATGAAGGCGATGATTCTTCCTCGCGTTGTTTCGCTGGGTGAGTGCGATCGGCCGCTGGAACTCGTCGATCTGGCGCAGCCCGAACCCGGTTTCGGCGAAATCCTCATTCGGGTTCTGACCTGCGGAGTCTGTCACACGGAGCTGGACGAAATTGAGGGCCGCACGCCTCCGCCGCGATTCCCTGTGGTTCCCGGTCACGAAGTCGTCGGTCTCGTCGAACGTAATGGCCCCGGGGCGTCGAAGCATGCGGTCGGCGATCGAGTTGGCGTCGGCTGGATTTATTCCTCAACGGGAAGCGAAGACGAAAACCTGGCGGCGGACTTCCGGGCAACGGGACGCGACGTGAACGGCGGCTATGCCGATTACATGACGATTCCCGAAGACTATGCCTACCCAATTCCGGATGCGTTTACCGACGAACAGGCCGCTCCGCTGCTGTGTGCAGGAGCCATCGGTTACCGCGCTTTGCGGCTGACGAAACTGGCCGACGGCGAACGACTGGGCCTGACGGGATTCGGCGGTTCGGCTCATCTGGTGCTGCAACTGACAAGGCACCTGTATCCCCGCTCCGACGTGTATGTGTTTGCCAGAGACGCACAGTCGCGCGCGTTTGCGCTGGAACTGGGAGCCGTCTGGGCCGGGCACACCGAAGACCGGCCGCCTCGATCGCTGCATGCCATCATCGACACGACGCCGGCCTGGAAACCGATCGTCGAAGCCATGGCCAGCCTGAAACCCGGCGGCCGGCTGGTCATCAACGCGATTCGAAAAGAAGACGCCGACAGGGACGCGCTGCTTGGGCTCAGCTACCACGATCACCTGTGGATGGAACGCGAAATCAAAACAGTGGCCAACATCACTCAACATGACATTCGCGGATTCCTGCCGATCGCCGCGGAGATTCCGATGCAGCCGCGAGTCGAAACGTATTCGCTGGAAGACGCCAATCGCGCATTGACGGACCTGAAACACCGAAACGTCCGCGGCGCGAAGGTGCTGGTGGTGAACCGCCCGCAGTAG
- a CDS encoding FAD-dependent oxidoreductase, whose protein sequence is MPARAEEVRHAEEEGVEFVELTAPTSFVGDDSGRLTAAECRRMQLGEPDASGRRSPVPIAGSEFRIPIDMAVIALGTGANPLVQSSTEDLKTNSRGYIVADEKTLATSKPGVFAGGDIVTGGATVILAMGAGRKAAASIHEYLTGVAASNDSGSTK, encoded by the coding sequence ATGCCGGCGCGTGCGGAAGAAGTTCGTCATGCGGAAGAAGAGGGCGTCGAGTTTGTTGAGCTGACGGCCCCGACTTCGTTCGTTGGTGACGATTCCGGGCGACTGACTGCGGCGGAATGCCGGCGAATGCAGTTGGGAGAACCGGATGCCTCCGGTCGCCGCTCGCCGGTGCCGATAGCCGGATCGGAATTTCGCATCCCGATCGACATGGCCGTTATTGCTCTGGGAACCGGAGCCAACCCGCTGGTTCAGTCGTCGACGGAAGACCTCAAAACGAACTCCCGAGGTTACATCGTCGCCGACGAGAAGACTCTGGCGACATCAAAACCGGGCGTCTTTGCCGGCGGCGACATCGTCACCGGCGGAGCCACCGTAATTCTGGCCATGGGAGCCGGCCGCAAAGCCGCCGCGTCGATTCATGAGTATTTGACGGGTGTTGCCGCGTCGAACGACAGTGGCAGCACGAAGTAA